One region of Chryseobacterium sp. SORGH_AS_0447 genomic DNA includes:
- a CDS encoding NUDIX domain-containing protein: MDSKQHIINKSNEAKDIFLPHLSADSVIFGFDQNELKVLLLKMNYRKQWLLPGGYVRKDEDLDEAVVRILKDRVGVAGVYLQEFGVFGKKNRSELYFEDFDETLFHKQRFVSVGYYALFNPDKVSLIPDEFSETCEWIYLSKLPEIELAMDHREIIEKALLTLRETISHKPIGYNLLPEKFTLSELQKLYEIILGKELNRGNFYRKMKNLGILTKLDERRKGGAHKAPDLYSFDEENYLQALENGLNSW, encoded by the coding sequence ATGGATTCCAAGCAACATATTATTAATAAATCGAATGAGGCAAAAGATATTTTTCTTCCTCATCTGTCGGCAGATTCCGTGATTTTCGGTTTCGATCAGAATGAACTTAAAGTTTTGCTGTTGAAAATGAACTACCGTAAGCAGTGGCTTCTTCCGGGTGGCTATGTGCGAAAAGATGAAGACCTTGATGAAGCGGTGGTTAGAATTCTGAAAGACCGTGTAGGGGTAGCAGGCGTTTACCTTCAGGAGTTTGGGGTTTTCGGGAAAAAAAACAGAAGCGAGCTGTATTTCGAGGATTTTGATGAAACACTTTTCCATAAGCAGCGATTTGTATCCGTAGGATATTATGCCCTGTTCAATCCGGATAAGGTAAGCCTGATTCCCGACGAGTTCAGTGAGACCTGCGAATGGATTTACCTCAGCAAGCTCCCTGAAATAGAACTTGCCATGGACCACCGTGAAATCATTGAAAAAGCATTGCTTACTTTAAGGGAAACCATCTCGCATAAACCCATCGGCTATAATCTTTTACCGGAAAAGTTTACGCTTTCCGAATTGCAGAAACTGTATGAAATCATTCTGGGAAAAGAGCTTAACCGGGGAAATTTTTACCGGAAGATGAAAAATCTCGGTATTCTCACCAAACTGGATGAGAGAAGAAAAGGCGGTGCCCACAAAGCACCGGATCTGTATTCTTTCGATGAGGAAAATTATCTACAGGCATTGGAAAACGGACTCAACAGCTGGTAA
- a CDS encoding NUDIX domain-containing protein, translating into MKTSAGILLFKRKNEKFFYFLVHPGGPFWKNKDLGAWSIPKGEASEGESLMERAVTEFYEETGKKISGDFIELQPVRQKAGKSVYAWALESDLEMTGLQSNTISINWPPRSGKTIEIPEVDRWEWFESEEAILKINSAQSELILQLEKLLKSNSSNLT; encoded by the coding sequence ATGAAAACAAGTGCCGGAATTTTACTGTTTAAAAGGAAAAACGAAAAATTTTTCTACTTCCTGGTTCATCCGGGCGGCCCATTTTGGAAAAATAAGGATTTGGGTGCATGGTCGATTCCGAAAGGCGAAGCATCAGAGGGCGAAAGTCTTATGGAGCGTGCGGTTACCGAATTTTACGAAGAAACAGGTAAGAAGATCAGTGGCGATTTTATCGAATTGCAACCCGTCAGGCAAAAAGCCGGAAAGAGCGTCTATGCCTGGGCCCTGGAAAGCGATCTTGAAATGACCGGCCTTCAAAGCAATACCATTTCAATCAACTGGCCGCCAAGATCCGGCAAAACCATCGAAATCCCGGAAGTAGACCGCTGGGAATGGTTTGAATCTGAAGAGGCCATATTAAAAATCAACTCCGCTCAGTCTGAACTAATTCTACAGCTGGAAAAACTCCTGAAATCAAACAGCAGTAATCTAACCTGA